The Daphnia carinata strain CSIRO-1 chromosome 1, CSIRO_AGI_Dcar_HiC_V3, whole genome shotgun sequence sequence TCATAGATATGCAACTATAGATTGAAGAATTTCAGCCAATCCCGTTAAGGGAGGCGACTTTGGCAGAGTAAAAAAAGATCGGTAATTTGGCGGCCAAGTGGCAGCGCCACCGAACGGAATAATGTGACGGCAAAATAAACGATTACTTTAAGGAAGCAATGCTAACATAAGATGAAAGTGTATTACTAGATTGTTTTAATCTTTTTAGTAGAATGTACGACTAACGCCATTTACTACTGTCCCGAGTTTAGTCTAGATTGAAACCGAAAGATCTGTTAGGCCTTAAAGGGAAAACTTTTAGCTGATATCTCTAGGTTACGCTGTCGTCGCATGTTTCTGGAAAATTTCATGTTGATTTATGAGCAACCAGTCTCTACTATTGTCAGTTAGCTGTCACATGACGGATATCGTTGCATGTGATCTTTCGTTGAGGCCATATTAAACAACTCCAGCTTCTTCAAGTACGCGAGACTTTATTCCCAAACTATCGCTGTTAAAAATAAGCGTTAAAAATGGGTGCAAGTGCGATTCCCATCATTGTCGTAACGGCTTTTTGGTTCGTTGTTGGTGCTATACTACCTTGGTTCGTTCCGAAAGGTCCAAATAGAGGGTACGTTTTTACTGGGAAACAAGCTGCAATAAAGATTATTAacacaaaatgttttcatctATACAGAGTCACTCAAACAGTTCTAGTAATGACTGCGTGTAGCTGCTGGTTATTGTAAGTTTTGCTTTAATAGTATGTTTTAAGTATTACAATTCACAATGTTCAGTTGATTAGTTAACGATTGTGGTGAAGTTTCTATTCAGTCAAAAGTGGAATGGTTCTTATCTTTAGTTAGTATTAAGTAATAAAACTGACATTTCTGACTATTTAAGGCATTTGATAAGTGTGATTCTCATGTTGGCAAATTTAAAACTAATTTTGGAATTGTGCACTAAAATATCACCTTATGATTTCAGTTGGCTTTGCTGCTATTTGATGCAGATGAATCCCCTTATTGGCCCAGAAATGAGCAACCACACTTTGCTGGTGATGAAACAAGAATGGGGATCAAGCTGGAAAGCTTAAAATATGTCAATATACACATTCCTCTATGTTTAGGTGTGGTTTGTTAATatcacttttgttttatttgtctttGGATGTCGCacttagaaataaaaaaaatttaattaatgaCACTTAAgtggtatttgttttttgttttttttgtgtcctTGGTTATTCCACTCAAAGATGCATTTAAGCCATTTCATTATGGACTTTCGTAACTTAACTATGGATGGAAAACCTTTCAATTTGTTATAGTTGTTACCTTATATGGAATCTCAATGCTGGATAAAGAGCAGCCCTGAGATGCTCAACACGCTTTTCTACCCCCGTCTCGCATTTTCATGATATCCTTTCTTGTATGATAGAAGTGTTGATTGACTCAACGTACCTAGTAGCGtacataattttgttttgttgcacATAGCTTTTGGCAGCGATAATATggttttcattgaaattttttaagtttgattGGATATGGAGATTgaatggttaaaaaaaatggacccTCTTGTCCAGGATGAAATGTCGATGGGACTACATGGTACAAACCCGGAGGAACATTCTCCAATTCTAGTATCACAAATCCAGAtctatgaaataaaaaatgatttagatATTTAGACCAATAGCAAGCTATCGACTACATCTAGACTTACCGAAATGCACCGGAAGATTTCTTAGTGAATGCTCCAGCTTGGGAATCGTTTTCAGCAAGAGAAATGCACAATACGTCAAAACcaattaaaaattgtttcgGACCTTTGAGGTCGATCAACAGATCGCTTGTTTTTTCCAAAGTAAATTGATATTTCGGATTTTTCGGGTAGGTGAGAGGATTATTAGCACAACCCCCAGCTGTTACTCCTTTCCAGCAATCGTTTCTTACCTGTAAAACAGCAATTTAAAGTAAATCATCGGCATAATTATATTATAATTTTAATGTGGTTGATGATGCGAAATCTGATCgggttgaaaagaaaagggtaatAATTTGCTTACTTCGTCTTTATACTTGTAGGgtttcgttattttctttagttcAAACGGGCAAGTACTATACACACGTAGACTGTAGTTTATGGTGTTCGACTTTTCATACTGGGAAATGACGAGGGTATAACGTTCCGTGCCTGCCTGCGCATGGAGAAGTTTGCATAGATAATGGGGACTGTTGATACGAATTCCGTCGATATAAGGCGGTGGATCGGCTAAACAACGTAAAagttgaaataataaaagaaaatttccgtAAGTTTTGTGTAGACCGATAAAGCTATAAGTTGCAAACCAGGATAGTATATATGCTTTCCATCATTCTTGTACACTAGAACGGTTATATATTCCTTATTTTCCCGGAAATCTTCTATATCGGTAATGTGCTGCACAAACCAAAATGTTAATTTCAATTAAACCTAGTAGTAGTAATATTAAGAACTTGTCCTACTCGTGTCAAAAGAATCCAGACGGCCGAAGATCCAGGGCTACGCACCGTTAGGCTGAACTGCGGATTCTCTCCAATATTGTACAAATCTTTTGCCGGTCCTGAACCAGCGTTCCAACAGCTTTAACAAGGGAACAAATCAACGGTACTTATTAAAGGAATAATCAGtaatcattcaaaaaataattattgtacCTTATAATAGAGAACGTGTGGGTAAAAAGAGATGGATTCCAGCTAAGGTATGCGAcatcaaaaaaagaacatagaCTGTCATAATCTATCCAAAACACGCCATTGTCGAAATTGGCAGCACTTTCTGGGTTgtaattcaattgtttcttCAATTCCGTTGTCCAGTGTCTAGCATCGAGCTCCGAGTAATTACCCTTCCATCGAACATGCGACCATGGGTTTTTCAGCATTATAAGACGAACTCCCTAAGTTCCAATTTCCAAAATTATTCGAGGATTCATAATACAAAAACAGCTTTCTAGAGCATACTTTCACTTCGCGTATGTCTAAGAGTGCATAGGCGTGTGCAGAAACTAATCCCGTCCGAACCTCATCTGCATCATTCATTTCGCCAGTCGCTACGGTGACAAGGACGTCGCCTTTGTGAAACCTATCGTAAAGTTTCTTGAAAAGCTCGTCTTTTTTAAACTCTTCCTCGCCACTTGATTTTAAAGCTGCACGTTCGGGAATCCAACCGGTCAATGCGTGCAAATCGATATTCTACGTAATACACAGATGAAAGATTATGCAACCATCGGTTGTTCATCTTCTTTTAAAGATCGCTTACACTATTAGAGCCAGGGAAATCGTATCCTCCCATAACCtaaatgtacaaaaaaaaaaaaaaaacaataagactgcatgtaaaaaacaataataaataataaataagtaataataataacaataataataaatagaaacaATACAAATTTAGTTACGCCCACCTTCATATAAGCTTTCTCTAACAAGGATACCCACAATTCATTGCGATTCAccttaaaacaaaacgttAAGTGGCTTCAACTTATTGGTGATACATAAAATATACTAAGCATACCGAGTATGAACAAAGAAGTTCACCGTGGCGTCCAACCGGCAAAAAGTCATCAATAACAACCTTCCGAGAAACTCCATTTATACGCAATTTGATCATGTATTTACCGCTAGGATTGTAGACTGGCATGCCATTTCTGTTTTGCGGGTAAATGGTATTGGTGATTAGCTTTTTGTTGAAACGCTTTTCATATTGGGCTGAGACCTATAGCAAATCGATTGAAATGACGTCATGAAAAACCGCTGGAATTTACTTTACAAATATAGGTTTGTTTACTAAAATACGTGAACTTACAGCAAGCGAGGCGACGAAAGAGCAATCGGAAACGACCGTTTGTTTGATACTGAAACAATCAATGTTTTCAATTACTTTCGGGTCTTCACTTATCTCATCTGGTCTTGCCCATCTAGAAagtgatttcttttgttttggtgaaAGAGATAATTTGCCATGTTTGTCCGAGAAAGGAtatggaaaaatgaaacgttcTTGCAGGTCGCCTGCCATAAAAGGGACATATTCTCGTCCGTTAATCAAAGATGTGATGgctaaaacttttttttcttctacagaATACGACTGCGACCCGGACACTTTCAAAGGCGAAATGGAAGACTGATCAACTGCTCCACTTCGTAAAGTCTGGTAGACGGCAGTAAATTAGCAAAACGTAGAGTATCTCGCATCTCAAATTGTACATACTGTTGCTAAAGCTGATGCCTTGGCATTAGTTGTTTGAggctttgtttttaattcttctgcACGAGTCAGTGCTTGCATAGCTAACTTCTTGAGCTTTAACTGAAGGTTTTTATCAGTGGTTAAATTAGCCTGTGAAACAAATTCAGAGCAatgaaaacttttcttttaaaattctgAACATGGTTGACTGACCGCTGAACTGCAGATTTCAACAGCTTCTATGTAAAGTGATAATGCATTTTCACTGTCTCCCATTTCATCTACTTCCAATGCTTTATTAACTGAGCAGCGGGCATTATTCAAGATTGATTGCTGTTCTTCCGTCAATGAGGCTACCACATGGGATGATAAATCTGTATATATACAATGAAAGACAGAACTTTAA is a genomic window containing:
- the LOC130692184 gene encoding V-type proton ATPase subunit e 2-like — its product is MGASAIPIIVVTAFWFVVGAILPWFVPKGPNRGVTQTVLVMTACSCWLFWLCCYLMQMNPLIGPEMSNHTLLVMKQEWGSSWKA
- the LOC130692119 gene encoding calpain-7-like translates to MASSGTTLQQAIEMGKKAVVLDQQGKHEGAAYYYEQAAIALDGIVATELSAPATLAVKATEYRQRANSLRHLYLSSHVVASLTEEQQSILNNARCSVNKALEVDEMGDSENALSLYIEAVEICSSAANLTTDKNLQLKLKKLAMQALTRAEELKTKPQTTNAKASALATTLRSGAVDQSSISPLKVSGSQSYSVEEKKVLAITSLINGREYVPFMAGDLQERFIFPYPFSDKHGKLSLSPKQKKSLSRWARPDEISEDPKVIENIDCFSIKQTVVSDCSFVASLAVSAQYEKRFNKKLITNTIYPQNRNGMPVYNPSGKYMIKLRINGVSRKVVIDDFLPVGRHGELLCSYSVNRNELWVSLLEKAYMKVMGGYDFPGSNSNIDLHALTGWIPERAALKSSGEEEFKKDELFKKLYDRFHKGDVLVTVATGEMNDADEVRTGLVSAHAYALLDIREVKGVRLIMLKNPWSHVRWKGNYSELDARHWTTELKKQLNYNPESAANFDNGVFWIDYDSLCSFFDVAYLSWNPSLFTHTFSIISCWNAGSGPAKDLYNIGENPQFSLTVRSPGSSAVWILLTRHITDIEDFRENKEYITVLVYKNDGKHIYYPADPPPYIDGIRINSPHYLCKLLHAQAGTERYTLVISQYEKSNTINYSLRVYSTCPFELKKITKPYKYKDEVRNDCWKGVTAGGCANNPLTYPKNPKYQFTLEKTSDLLIDLKGPKQFLIGFDVLCISLAENDSQAGAFTKKSSGAFRSGFVILELENVPPGLYHVVPSTFHPGQEGPFFLTIQSPYPIKLKKFQ